CAAACTGACTCAATCCTGTATTCCTGCAAAGttattctataattctgtgtGAGCAGTTAACAAGAGAAtctcatttggggttttttttaattacatatTTTTCTATCTGATAATAAATTGCAGCAGCCTAGACAACCTATGATATGTATAATAGATACTAGAATTTTGCATAATTACAgcacagtaaaataaaataaatgcacaATATTATTAGAGTTTCAATGTAAGAAATGCACAGTGTTGtgagaatttcttcttaaattcctggtgtattttcttcttccttttcagtAATGTGTTCACAGATAAAACAGCTACGGCATCTTCTGTTGGGAAGTTAGTGGACTTGCACTGTTCAGCTGACTCTTGTGTTTCTACTACAGTATTTCCACCAATGACTTTCTTTTCAtacacagagggacacagggtcAAGGAGGAACTGTTTCTTTGAATAATTCAAAGTAATTCAAACTCACTGTGTAATGTCAGTAGTGTTATTCATGGTTATGGTTCGTGTGGGAGTGGGAACGTGCTGAGGGTTCTCTTGAGCAAAAATTACATACTTACAGATATCATGTTAGGATATATGCAATTAAAACCACAACTAAGTTATATCTGGAAGGAAGATGcctaaatgttttatttttagataTATCAAGAGTACTTTCTATTCATTTAGGCTAGGTAATTAGGTGCTTATAATGAAGTataagaaaaggaagagaacCTGTTTGAATACCATAGGTGATGGAGTGTATAAGGAGTCTCCCAGCATCCCCATTTAGACTTTGTAtttacaaacaaaacaaaacaacaatgaagccaaaacccaaaaaacctaaGCAAAAGCTAAACATACAATATGTGTATCTGCCATTGTAGAGCAGTGAACACCTGATTTGTACTGCCTGAAAAGCGAACCAGGCCATCTGCTTTGTATCAGCACAGCAGATCCTGCATTCTGGAGTCAAAGCTTTATCCAGACAAAGGTGTGAAGAGGATTTAATTGCAGAAACAGTGTAAGAAAGAAGATCAAAGGCTCATCTTGAAAGAGGACTATTATTAATGTAGTCTTAACCTACtgcaaaaatggaaaagaatttGTATTAGCCTTTCCCTTTGGTGGTCCAATCCCACTACTTTCACTGTGTCTGCATGTGCAAACATGCTGAGACTTTGTGCAGAAGTCGGCACAGGAACGATGAATTGCTTTAATCCTGCTCACGCTCTCAACAAGGACCTGCAGTGGGATGTGAGATGCGTTGGCCTTGCTCTGGCTCTCTGCCAAGGGCAAATCCCTTTCTGAGCAAGTGACATTAGATTGTCAACAAGATACCATATTCATCAAAAGCCTGTGGCATATTTTCTCATTTCACTTGCACACAAACAAATTCAGACTTCAGAGTCCATTTGATATGAGATCAGCTTCAATAATTCAGGTCAACAATTAGCATTTACCAGTAATTTTTCTTCATGTGTTTCTCTAAAGGATTAGCAGCGTGGATTTTTCTGTCAGAAGAGAAGATGTCATTGGCACAGCTGCAATTCTGACTCTCTGGGAAGTGCTGGTGGCCTGCATTTACAGTAAACATAGAAAAGAGGTCTGGTAGCAGGGCACAGTGCATCTGCATGACAGAGCTGAAACGTAACCCTGCCTTTTGTACATGGCCAGGCTGCTGGCAAGGTCATGGAGAGCTGTGAAATGATCTGGGAGCTGAGCCCCCCAAGAGGCATGCTTCCATTTCCTTACAGGAGTACTGCCAGAGAGCAGTGTTTTAAACTTACTGATAACACAGATCAAATGGCTTTTGCCTGCTTCAGGTATTTGCTTAGAGGTCAACATCCTCTTTGTTTTAAGAAAACTAGAAGTCCTGGCCTAGCCTAGTGCTACAGTGAAGGAGCTATTTTCCTTTAAGCATTcatttctgaaaacatttctggaCAATGAAGTTTAGAGTGCAAGTAATATTGAAAAGTCTATCTTGATCAGCTGTTTccaaaaattttttaaaaggcagaaGGACTCTCACTTATTTGATCTGCAATGAGCTGTACATACCACGGGGCATTACCCAGTAATTTTTGCTCAGGCTTTTGAGCCATTTTGGTGCTGATTCTACCCCTGAAATAAACCAGAGTCCAGGACTGTTCTCACTCATGTCTGTCTGGAGTGGTTTGCCTGTATGTTCATCGTACTTTGAAGATTACCACTGTTTTTTTTGAAGCTGCAGAATAGGCCAGCAGAGACACAAAGGCTGACTCAAAAATGCATGCTACTCACATCATTGCTGCTAGTTTCTAACTCAGCAGAGGCATAGATGTATTTCTCAGAGTGGAGAATGTTGTTTCAGTTACTGACACTTCTGAGGCAGTTTTGCATGAAACACTAAACAGGGCAGAAACTTTCACTTTGAGCAAAAACCCAATTTTAATAGAGCCTACACACCTGTACCTTTTCACGTCTGTCCCTTCCCACAGCTCTCCCAGACCAAACATGCAATTCCCCAAACTGATGATGGCCAAAAAAGGAGATTCAGTTAAtgtgaaaatgtgttttcaacAAAAAACCCCTGTAACAACGGAGCTCTTGAACAGCAACAAGGGAAAAGTCAAAGACTGTCAAGTTGCTGCAGAGGAAGATCCTAACACTGCAGGGTATCTCAGAGGAAAGACACGGACATTAGGATTTTATACTGCCAAAAGTCCTTGTAGTTTGTCCACCTCTTTGATTTGGCAAGCTGCAGGCAAACTGGAGGACACAGCGCAGAGCTGGCAGGGTCAAGAGGGACTTCCAGCTCTCCCATTAAAGCAGCGTGTAGGGTCCATCAGGTAAGCCAATATCCTTGTAAACATCTGGTAATAGCTACACATGGGGCTATCAGGGCATCCAAGTTCTCTTAGGGATGACCAGAACATTCCTACAATGAGCAGAAACACACAAAACCTTGAAAATTGTTTGAAAATGCCAAAAGGCTCATGTTCAATTTGTGAAACGCACTTCTTGGAAAAACCTCTCTTAGGGCAAAGAAGGCAGTTTTCCTTTTATGCTTGCACGTAGTACACTCTTTATCTGACAAGACTTGCAACCACAAGAGAGCACTCTTTCCTTTGAAGATGTCTCAGCTTTCCCAGAAAGCTTCAGATATGCCATATAAGTTTTGCAAACTGCTTGTGAGCTGGTTCAGTTAAACCAGAGCAGCCGAAACAACAAAGCTTGCAGTTGTCTTTTGGATTTCATTGTGAAAAGCCTTTGGGTAGTTTTTAGATGACAGAAGATCCTTGGTTCCTGAAAGTGAGGAGTTCTGCCAAAACTTTGAAGATCTCTATAAACTTTGCAAATTACCCATCTTTTGGAGACAATTATATCAAACGATATCGTGGATTACAATACATGAGAAGTGTTTAGAGCCTGGAAGATTATTTATGTTTGGCATTAACTCTTATGGTCATAATTTCAAGTGGAGAGAAAAGGAATACACAGGAACCCTCTTATTATCTTTTGAAATATGAAGATCACAGGAAAAGAAGGGTTTAAACTGGGGAGTGATGGTCCTTAAAACCTGTCTGTACATTAACTGGCATCCTACCCCTATAAAAACAAGGCTTTCCAGGCACAGTGTGGACCTCGTGAGCTGTTAGCCTTGCTTTGAGATCTGAGTTTTTATACTCCACAGGAGGAAACTGCAGCCTGTGGGGCAGGGTACCTATACAAATGTTGGATTGATACATTGGGAGCTAAATTCAGGAATTAACACTCCACGGGTGAGGAAAAACAGAAGCATGGACAGCACTAAAGACGATGATAGACTACCGAAGAGGATTGcatttccaggatctgtgtccctggCTAACAGCCACGTGCACGCCCATGGGGTACCCCTGAGAGAGCCCTTTGGGGTTCCCTTCCACCTGGACCCATCTTACTGGGAGCAAGCCTACAGCGGGCACACAGGCCGCATCTCCTACCTCCCATTTCCTGGCTGCATGGGCATCTATGACTATTCCTTCGAGCCTGCCTTCATTCGCAAGAGGAACGAGAGGGAGAGGCAGCGGGTGCGCTGCGTCAACGAGGGCTACACGCGCCTCAGGGAGCACCTGCCCAAGGAATTGGCCGACAAGCGCCTCAGCAAAGTGGAGACCCTGAGAGCTGCCATAAGCTACATCAAACACCTGCAGAGCTTGCTGGACTGCCATCCCTTAGGCTCTTCCAGTAAGGAAACGCTCTCTGCCAAGGAGAGCCCGGGAACTCCCAGTCCGGCTTCCCCGCGGGAGTGCAACAGCGATGGAGAGTCCAAAACTTCTCCAGCGTCATCCCCCTACAGTGAATTTGAGGAGATGGGCAGCTAGGTCTCCTCTCTGGATGCAGAAAGCTTCAAGACTGGCTGAAAAGCAATTTCAAACCCTGGGGAATTTTCTACGGGTGAAAATTAATATCAGGGAAGGCAAAATCAGATAGGGAAGGCAAGAAAAAAAGGGTATTTTTAATCTGTCAAAAGACTTTAAATGTTTGCTGTATAAAACTTAAACGTGATTTGTGAACAAACAGATATCTCGCAGGTTGCTTCAGCTGTGTTACTAAGCTTCCTTTGGACTGATAAATTGGAGCAACATTTACATTCTACTTTTCATTCAGCTTTTATTATGTGctattttcttttgcctttcacTTGAGACAGTAAAACCAGATAAATCAATTTCGGGGAATTCCCCATccctttttcctgctttgtctAGTGAATTTTACTGTCTGTTTTTCCTGACTAACCTGAGATGCACTGCACTGCAAACACTTGGACTGGGGGAGGTAAGATTTAGATATATATCTTTCCCTGAATATTTCAGAAAACTCACAGAAATACTTCTACTTATGAAACAACAAATTTTCAGCTAAAAACAAGGCTATATTTTGAAActtatttcttttaaagcatCTTCTAAAGTGAAAGAAACAGCTCATATACTGGACTCTGTCTATTTGGTGATTATTCTAAggatatttttcagaaaaataaagctgGACACTCATTCCAGTTAATGCTAGGAAGAGGGATACAGAGTTTTGTAGAACTGCATCTTCAGAAGCAAAGCTTCACTCAATATACTGAAAAAATGAAAGCCTTTTCCCTACTTTTCTGAAATCTGAGTTCATGGACAAAATAGTCTTGTTTGTGTCTTTGGCAGGTCAGAAATGATATGCTTAGAAACAGAACCTGTAACGGTTAGACACTGCTGtgtacaaaaagggaaaagttgAATATATGGGTTTACATCTGCATGAAAATGTAGGtattcctccttttgtttagaATATTGTATTACTTTTTCAAAGgacactgcttttaaaattaatatctcAAAATCCATGGAATACCTTTAATTTGGATTGCATCTACTTAAAAATGACAATTTCTCTCCAATTTGTTTTcaaacctgcttttctccaaGGCTTAAATCCCATTCTGAATATGGGGTAAACTTTTTACCCATCCACTTTCAACACACCTTTCAAACTTTTGCTTTTTTGGCCTTGTGTTGATGAAATGGTTTTGTATCTTTTTGTCTTTCCTTCGTGTCATGCTGACTGAACACCTGAATTTTATACTCAtgtataaagaaaaaatactgaTCAAATACCTCAAAATGTGTCCATAAAtttcctttaaataaaaaatgtaattaatcCTGGCTgtgtcttttttctcttttcacaaACAGGACAGCTCTAGTTGCAGGAGTAGAGAAGTAATAACTTCtcaggaaaaaatggagaaaatgaaaagggattaaatattaaattccacctataaaaataaacttttcatctagattttaaaatttagcTAAGGAGCAGGTTTGTGTTTTGGCCAtctaataaaaattatttagtaTAAAAATACTCTGCTGCTTTCTAGAAGACTATTCTTAACATTTGTACACTTTAAGCTCCTGTGTCCATGGGAGTCACAGGTGTTGTGCTTACTCTTTACACGGGAGCCTGCTCCATTTTATAATGATTATTTTGTTTCTCCGAGGGCTGTTACTTTTGCAGAGGCTGTTTGCCAGACTCAAAAATTGAGATTTAGTTACCTGGACAGTTCAGATCCAGAGCCAGTGCACTAATTTCCGGCTGTGCAGTGTTTGTATTTCCTACCCAAGAAAGAAGAGGACAGCAAGGTAGGGGTCCAAATGTTTGATTGCGTTCCAATGTTCCTtggcttttcttctttcctttgtgTTTCTCTGGCAAGAAATTCACCCTGTCTCTCTCTTTGACTCAGTTTTGAGATTTCTGGAAATGTGGCATTGCTGCTGGTAATTCTGTAAGCCTGAACTGCATTTCTCCCTCAAAGCAGAGATTAGATCTTGGTTATCTATAAAAAACATACGCCCCCTCAGAGTACCAGAGGCAAATTCTGTGAAACTTCTTTGGAAAGCACTCTGAAGATAAAAAGCATCTTCAGATATAATGACAATAAACGATATAATGACAATAAATAgccaaatcaaaccaaaccattaaaaataaaaattgccaGGGTGACCATTACTTCCTGGGCAGGACACATCAAATAAGGCCACAGATGAATTTTTAGGTCAGATTGCTATCACAGTGGTCTGACCCTGACAGATAAATATCCAGGAGCATCAGTCCTCTGATTCCCGAACCTCAGAGATGGTGCACTGTGCCACCTTCTCGTGAGCAGCTGGCTGGAGAAGGGGACTAAGGGGTGACTCTGCCCCTTTTCATCTCTCAGGTGGAATGTTCCTCCGTGTGGAGTGGAAATTATCCCACCCTGGG
This region of Zonotrichia albicollis isolate bZonAlb1 chromosome 4, bZonAlb1.hap1, whole genome shotgun sequence genomic DNA includes:
- the ASCL4 gene encoding achaete-scute homolog 4, with protein sequence MDSTKDDDRLPKRIAFPGSVSLANSHVHAHGVPLREPFGVPFHLDPSYWEQAYSGHTGRISYLPFPGCMGIYDYSFEPAFIRKRNERERQRVRCVNEGYTRLREHLPKELADKRLSKVETLRAAISYIKHLQSLLDCHPLGSSSKETLSAKESPGTPSPASPRECNSDGESKTSPASSPYSEFEEMGS